The Aneurinibacillus uraniidurans genome segment GAGCCAGGCGATGTGATTTTGACCGGGACTCCGGCTAACTCTCGTCCGGTTCAACCAGGTGACGTAGTAGAAGTGGAAATTGAAGGCTATCCACGCTTGACTACGACAGTTGTGGAGAGTGAAGTGGATTTTGCTGATTTCGGTGCGCAGCCGGAAGACTCGGATAATGCGCGGAATACAGCGTTTGAAATTGAATAGCAGCCCGAATCCCTTTCTGCTTTGTGTAGAAAGGGATTTTATTTATGCTCTCCGGCTGGTACTAGTTTGACAGATACTGCTGCGCAACATTGCAAACTGTAAATAATCATTGACAAATACAAAAATAAAAAAGTAAAATTATTTTAAAAAACTGACTAATCAGTTAATTTTGCAGAGGGAATAAAATGAGTGAAGTATACACAGAAGAATACATTGTAGAAACCTCAGTCAAAGATATAGAGCGAGTCAAGAAAAGAAGAGCGGAAATCATTGATGCAGCAGTAAAGATTTTTTCGGAAAAAGGATATCATGCAACTACCACCAAGGAAATAGCAGATGCAGCAGGAATGAATGTGGGGACTATGTTTCAATATGTAAAAAATAAGCAGGATATTTTGTATTTGGTCTGTTGTCATATTCATTCATTGATTGAGCAAGCTTTGTATGCAGCTACTCCAGAGACTGCCGATCCTATGAATGTAATCGCACAAGATGTGACTGCGCTTTATCAAATTATCGATCAAGTGTCCGATTATGTTCTCATTATGTACCAGGAAACTGCTTCGTTAGATAAAGCAGCTCGTAGATCATTCCTCAGCAGGGAACAAAGGTTATGCAGCTATCTTGAGAATCAGATTAAAAAAGGAATAGAGGTTGGTATTTTCAACGTTGAGCCCGAATCAGTACCTCTTATAGCAGAAGATATTCTTGTTCAAGCTCAAATGTGGGCTTTTCGGAGGTGGTCTTTATCGAAGAAATTTACCTTGGAGAGCTATATTGCCGCGCGAATTGAATTATTAAAAACGCTGCTTCAGTAACCAATACGTTTTTGGTAGGCAAATTTCCAACTAACTAGTCAGTATTCTTAAGAGGAATATTTTGATTAGTAAGTAACGGGGGGATCGAGTATGAAACGTATGACAGGTAAAGAGTATGTGTTAAGCCTAAGAGAGTACAAACCTGATATTCAAGTAAAGGGGAAGAAAGTGGAGAGCGTTGCAGACGAACCACTATTTAAACCTGGAATCAATGCAATCGCTGTAACATATGAATTAGCCCAACAGAAGAAGCATCAGGATATTATGCTAGCTACCTTAGAAGATGGAACGAAGGTAAATCGACTAAATGCGCTTGATTTTACGAGAGATGACTTATTGAAAAAGTTAGAAATGACTCGTCTGATTTGCAAATGGACCGGATGTGGACAGCGTTACCTTATGCACGATGCGCTTGCTGCACTTGCCGAGGTAACTGCTATGATGGATGCGGATAAAAACACGGACTATTTTGCTGTGTTTACTGAGTATCTTCACCATGTTCAAAAGCATGACTTGACATGTGGAACGGCTGTGACAGATGCCAAAGGAGACAGGAGCAAACGGCCCCATGAACAATCCGATCCGAATTTTTATGTGCATGTAGTTGAAAAAAATCAGAAGGGGATTATTGTAAGTGGGGCAAAAGCGAATATAACAGGTGCTCCGTACGTCCATGAATTTATCGTTCTGCCTACTCGTGCAATGAATAAGGAAGATGTGGACTATGCTGTGTCTTTTGCCGTTCCGATCGATGCCCCTGGTTTGAAAATCATCGCAAAACCGGCAGGTCGACCAGAAGATACTGAAGCACCTTTTAGCTCTAATTTTGGGCAATCGACTGCACTTGTAATATTCAACGATGTATTTATTCCATGGGAGCGAGTTTTCCTGTGTGGTGAATGGGAATATACGGGGACGTTAGCTGAGGCATTCGCGAATCACCACCGACATTCTTGTATTGGTGCCCGTGCTGGATTGGGCGATATGATTATTGGGGCCTCAGCTCTTATGGCAGAATATAACGGTCTTCCACATACGGACGTTTCTCACATTCGCAGAAGTATGAGTGAACTGATCCGGATTACCGAAGGGTTTTATGCAACAGGGGTTGCAGCCTCTGTTTATGGACGTAAAACGGTAGCCGGAAATTTCGTCCCGGATTCCGTGCAATCCAATATTGGAAAACTGATGCTAGCGGAACAAGTATATGATATTTTTCGTATTGCCCATGAAATCAGCGGAGGAATCGTGGCAACTGCTCCTACTCCAGAAGATATTGGTGATCCAGAATCTGGAGAGTTGATTGATCGCTACCTGACTGGCAGGAATGGGGTAACAGCGGCTGAGCGTATAACGATGGCGCGGTTTATTGAAGATTTGACCGCCTCGAAGGAAGGTGGATTTTACGCCCTTATCAGCCTGCATGGTGGAGGATCACCAGAAGCAATGCGAATGTCAGCGGTACGAAATTATGATTTTGAAAGCCAAAAGAAACATGTTTTACACAAACTGGCGTGTTTTGCTAAGCTGGATGGAACGTGTAAGGATTGTGAAACATGTGTTAACGATGAGCTTTGTGAAGATAAATGTGAGTAAATAATAGTTTTAGGTGGAGGGAAATTATGAGTTTGCAGGTTGGGGATGTTATCAGATTCGAGAGATCGTTTACAGTAGAGGATGTTGAATTATTTACTAAGGTGTCAGGTGATGAAGGTGCTCATCATGTTGCCCCTGATGAACAGGGAAGATTAATCATTCAAGGACTACTGACGGCTACGCTGCCAACCAAAATAGGAGGCGACTATAATGTGCTAGCTCGTAAGATGACGTTTGAGTTTTTAAGACCCGTATTTACGCAGGATACTATTATTTGTGAAGTGGAAATTGAGCAATTCGAAAAACAAGGGGAGAGAATCCTTATTACTGCAGCTTTTTTATGCTGGAATCAGAATGAGAAAGAAGTATTGAAAGGGTATTTTTCAGGAGTGATTGTTTGAATTTCTCGTAGCTAAAGTTAAGAGTATTCTCGGCTATTTATATCAACAGATATACAAAAAAAGCGTCTGCTTACTAGAATCCGTTCGGGCAAGCAGACGCTGATCGGTGATGTACTTCGTATACCGGATACTTTGCGCTAAATAAAGATCGGTCGAAGTGTTGAAAGTTGTTGAATTATGTTCTCGGTGCCCAGAGCATAATGGAAACACCGAGCAGGCAAATGAGTGATCCGATCCAATCATAAAGGTCAGGTGTTTTCTTATCGATTCCCCATCCCCATAGTACAGCAAGAATAATAAATACGCCTCCGTATGCAGCATACACTCTCCCGAAAGACGGAAAGGACTGGAGAGTTGGAATCACGCCATATAAAACAAGAACCAGGCTTCCAATTATACCATACCAATAAGAGGTCCCTTCACGTAGCCACAGCCATACGAGATAGCCTCCGCCAATTTCTGCAAGACCGGCCAGTATAAAAAGAATGATCGCTTTTGTCATACTATTTCCCTTCTTCGCTAGTACTGGTTTGATAGATAGTGATACGATCTACTATATCTTTTATTATGTTTTAACGCTAGAAAAAGTGGAAAGTTGGTGAGGAAAATATGCAACGTGACTATCATTGCTGTGCCACATGTCAGCATTTTCGTGTAAGGAAGGAGGCTGGACAGAAAACGCAGTATATGTGCCAGCGCCTTGGTTATGCGACACATCCAACCTATACATTCAACTGCTGGGCACCAAACGAAACGGTCACCCGTCGATTAAAAAATGAGAGATAGTCTGTTTGTCGAGGTATCGCAAGCATTATTTCCATACACGTTTAAAGTGAAGAAGCTCTTGAATATATCCGTACACGGAGATAGGTGCCATAATCATTTGATAGATGAGCACATACGCGATGAAACCGACGATGTTTTTTCTGACAGCTAAATGTAAGGCTTTAAATACCCGGCGTTGATAGACGTAGAGTATATAAT includes the following:
- a CDS encoding YnfA family protein translates to MTKAIILFILAGLAEIGGGYLVWLWLREGTSYWYGIIGSLVLVLYGVIPTLQSFPSFGRVYAAYGGVFIILAVLWGWGIDKKTPDLYDWIGSLICLLGVSIMLWAPRT
- a CDS encoding 4-hydroxyphenylacetate 3-hydroxylase family protein yields the protein MKRMTGKEYVLSLREYKPDIQVKGKKVESVADEPLFKPGINAIAVTYELAQQKKHQDIMLATLEDGTKVNRLNALDFTRDDLLKKLEMTRLICKWTGCGQRYLMHDALAALAEVTAMMDADKNTDYFAVFTEYLHHVQKHDLTCGTAVTDAKGDRSKRPHEQSDPNFYVHVVEKNQKGIIVSGAKANITGAPYVHEFIVLPTRAMNKEDVDYAVSFAVPIDAPGLKIIAKPAGRPEDTEAPFSSNFGQSTALVIFNDVFIPWERVFLCGEWEYTGTLAEAFANHHRHSCIGARAGLGDMIIGASALMAEYNGLPHTDVSHIRRSMSELIRITEGFYATGVAASVYGRKTVAGNFVPDSVQSNIGKLMLAEQVYDIFRIAHEISGGIVATAPTPEDIGDPESGELIDRYLTGRNGVTAAERITMARFIEDLTASKEGGFYALISLHGGGSPEAMRMSAVRNYDFESQKKHVLHKLACFAKLDGTCKDCETCVNDELCEDKCE
- a CDS encoding enoyl-CoA hydratase, encoding MSLQVGDVIRFERSFTVEDVELFTKVSGDEGAHHVAPDEQGRLIIQGLLTATLPTKIGGDYNVLARKMTFEFLRPVFTQDTIICEVEIEQFEKQGERILITAAFLCWNQNEKEVLKGYFSGVIV
- a CDS encoding TetR/AcrR family transcriptional regulator, whose product is MSEVYTEEYIVETSVKDIERVKKRRAEIIDAAVKIFSEKGYHATTTKEIADAAGMNVGTMFQYVKNKQDILYLVCCHIHSLIEQALYAATPETADPMNVIAQDVTALYQIIDQVSDYVLIMYQETASLDKAARRSFLSREQRLCSYLENQIKKGIEVGIFNVEPESVPLIAEDILVQAQMWAFRRWSLSKKFTLESYIAARIELLKTLLQ